A window of Selenomonas ruminantium subsp. lactilytica TAM6421 contains these coding sequences:
- a CDS encoding deoxycytidylate deaminase, producing the protein MEQNKTPQQRPEWTEYFLDIAKAVGRRATCLRRRYGAIIVKDHIIISTGYNGAPRGEANCIDTGICERERLHVPKGQNYELCVAVHAEQNAIINADPAVMEGATIYIVGINADGTLASGKPCLLCRRMLRNAKLAQVVYYETDGSIVTCRPDEIHD; encoded by the coding sequence ATGGAGCAGAACAAGACACCCCAGCAGCGTCCGGAATGGACGGAGTATTTCCTTGATATTGCCAAAGCCGTAGGCCGCCGGGCTACCTGCCTGCGCCGCCGCTATGGGGCAATCATCGTCAAGGATCATATCATCATCAGCACGGGCTATAACGGTGCTCCCCGCGGGGAGGCTAACTGCATCGACACCGGCATCTGCGAGCGCGAGCGGCTCCATGTGCCCAAGGGGCAGAATTACGAATTGTGCGTGGCTGTCCATGCTGAGCAGAACGCCATCATCAACGCCGATCCTGCTGTTATGGAGGGGGCAACCATATATATCGTGGGCATTAACGCAGATGGCACTCTGGCTTCGGGCAAGCCCTGCCTGCTCTGTCGCAGAATGCTCCGCAATGCCAAACTGGCCCAGGTGGTCTACTATGAGACGGATGGCAGCATCGTGACCTGCCGTCCCGATGAGATCCATGATTGA
- a CDS encoding resolvase has protein sequence MNIAALDPGRDKCGFAVLDMDGEILCQRVIETKNLINEVTAAKAEYGFSRLLMGNGTTSKIAHKRLDEVPDLEIIVRDEYRTTELARGEYWKAHPPKGWRRLLPVTMQVPPVPVDDFVAVILARRFLKEQEEKES, from the coding sequence ATGAACATAGCAGCCTTGGACCCCGGCAGGGATAAATGTGGTTTCGCCGTCCTGGATATGGACGGTGAAATCCTCTGTCAGCGGGTTATCGAAACAAAAAACTTGATTAATGAAGTGACTGCGGCTAAAGCTGAATACGGCTTTAGCCGTCTCCTTATGGGCAACGGCACCACCAGCAAAATTGCCCATAAGCGTCTTGATGAGGTGCCGGATTTGGAGATTATCGTCCGGGACGAATACCGCACGACGGAACTGGCCAGGGGGGAATACTGGAAAGCACATCCCCCGAAGGGGTGGCGCCGGCTGCTGCCTGTCACCATGCAGGTGCCGCCGGTCCCTGTGGATGATTTTGTGGCGGTGATTCTCGCCCGGAGATTTTTAAAGGAACAAGAGGAGAAGGAGAGCTAA
- a CDS encoding DUF3084 domain-containing protein, translating to MDGILLITVLVIAGGAIAFIGDRLGTKIGKKRLSIFGLRPRHTSIVITIFTGVVITALTFGVMAAASQNVRTALFGMEQLNRNMRETKENLQNTEAALLTAKSEQEKTDAALQQSKADIDKLNEQQKQLQEESARLQAGNEALLADNSRLAGQNSELASQNSALSGRNDELTAKNENLTADNKALEKRSNDLRDGLITMREGDIAFRAGEIIASGVIRGNRPQEEVAADLASLAALANRNVSARFGSDRSDQDIWIYRPEHDAAVATIAKSPQDMVVRIVAAGNLVRGEDVRTNLELYPNSIIFKNNEFIIARPYELTSGDDSEAEETVMNFLKDVNFAATTKGILPDPLRGTVGVMEGAQFYDVVAKLKGQRGRVILSAYANGDTDASGPLRLRINVEKNVTQ from the coding sequence TTGGATGGAATCCTCTTGATAACAGTGCTGGTGATTGCCGGCGGGGCCATTGCCTTTATCGGTGACCGGCTGGGGACGAAGATCGGCAAAAAACGCCTGTCGATTTTTGGCCTGCGTCCCCGACACACGTCCATCGTCATAACGATCTTCACAGGCGTGGTGATCACGGCTCTGACCTTCGGCGTGATGGCGGCGGCCTCCCAGAACGTGCGTACAGCGCTTTTTGGTATGGAGCAGCTTAACCGCAATATGCGGGAAACGAAGGAAAACCTGCAAAATACCGAGGCGGCCCTTCTGACGGCCAAGAGCGAGCAGGAAAAGACCGACGCGGCCCTGCAGCAGTCCAAGGCTGATATCGACAAGCTCAATGAACAGCAGAAACAGCTGCAGGAAGAGTCGGCGCGGCTGCAGGCCGGCAATGAGGCCTTGCTGGCGGATAACAGCCGGCTGGCCGGTCAGAACAGTGAACTGGCCAGTCAGAACAGTGCCCTTAGTGGCCGCAACGATGAACTGACGGCGAAGAATGAGAATTTGACCGCGGATAACAAGGCTCTGGAAAAACGTTCAAATGATCTGCGGGATGGCCTCATCACCATGCGGGAAGGTGATATTGCCTTCCGGGCAGGGGAAATCATCGCCAGCGGCGTAATCCGTGGCAATCGTCCCCAGGAGGAAGTGGCTGCTGACCTGGCATCCCTGGCAGCACTGGCCAACCGCAATGTGTCGGCCCGCTTTGGCAGTGACCGTTCCGATCAGGATATCTGGATTTACCGTCCCGAACATGATGCAGCGGTGGCAACCATCGCCAAGAGCCCCCAGGACATGGTGGTACGCATTGTGGCGGCAGGCAATCTGGTGCGGGGCGAGGATGTCCGCACCAATTTGGAGCTCTATCCCAACAGCATCATCTTCAAGAACAACGAATTCATCATTGCCCGTCCCTATGAACTTACTTCCGGGGATGACAGTGAGGCGGAAGAGACGGTGATGAACTTCCTGAAGGATGTCAACTTTGCCGCCACCACCAAGGGCATCCTGCCCGATCCCCTGCGGGGAACCGTGGGTGTGATGGAAGGAGCCCAGTTCTACGATGTGGTAGCCAAGCTCAAGGGGCAGCGCGGCCGCGTGATCCTCTCGGCTTACGCCAATGGGGACACGGATGCCTCTGGTCCTTTGAGGCTCAGGATAAATGTGGAAAAGAACGTGACACAATGA
- the lptG gene encoding LPS export ABC transporter permease LptG, producing MRLRILDKYIFREVTLAFVFGICAFSAVFIGSGTLFKIAKYITDYGASLQAVVKVFIFGLPKVVIWTFPMSMLLATLLTFGRLSSNSEITAMKSCGISFSRIAMPAIVMGFIVSLMAIAFNEYVVPWANTAYKNVVYYEIEGNSGMKSQEHIILKEIHGDKIQRLAYARQYDAESQQLQGITLQEFGDDGKVTHVENADYAEWNGNIWTMHNGMIYDISEGDGKSEHTVRFKTQVLPISANPKQIVREQKDPEELTMKELRAQIDIMKTQYVNTNKLEAELYQRITVPMASLVFALVGVPLGLQPNRNSSSAGFAISVIIIFVYYALMTMGNALARSGALHPMLAVWLPNLIGLVAGAYLIRRASR from the coding sequence ATGCGTTTGCGAATTTTAGACAAATATATATTCCGCGAAGTGACGCTGGCCTTTGTCTTTGGCATCTGTGCTTTCTCCGCGGTGTTCATCGGTTCCGGCACCCTCTTCAAGATTGCCAAGTACATAACCGATTACGGAGCCTCCCTGCAGGCGGTGGTGAAGGTCTTCATCTTCGGCCTGCCCAAGGTGGTCATCTGGACATTCCCCATGTCCATGCTGCTGGCCACGCTTTTGACCTTTGGCCGCCTGTCCAGCAACAGTGAGATCACGGCCATGAAGTCCTGCGGCATCAGCTTTTCCCGTATTGCCATGCCGGCCATTGTCATGGGCTTCATCGTGAGCCTGATGGCCATTGCCTTCAATGAATACGTGGTTCCCTGGGCCAACACGGCTTATAAGAACGTGGTCTACTACGAAATCGAAGGCAACAGCGGCATGAAATCTCAGGAGCATATCATCCTGAAGGAAATACATGGTGACAAGATCCAGCGGCTGGCCTATGCCCGTCAGTATGACGCGGAGAGTCAGCAGCTGCAGGGCATCACCCTGCAGGAATTCGGTGATGACGGCAAGGTCACCCATGTGGAGAATGCCGATTATGCCGAATGGAATGGCAATATCTGGACCATGCATAATGGCATGATCTACGATATCAGCGAAGGGGATGGAAAGAGCGAGCATACCGTGCGTTTCAAGACACAGGTGCTGCCCATCAGCGCCAATCCCAAGCAGATCGTCCGGGAACAGAAGGATCCCGAAGAGCTGACCATGAAGGAACTGCGGGCCCAGATTGACATCATGAAGACGCAGTACGTCAACACCAACAAGCTGGAGGCCGAGCTCTATCAGCGGATTACCGTGCCCATGGCCAGCCTGGTCTTTGCCCTGGTTGGCGTGCCCTTAGGTTTGCAGCCCAACCGTAATTCCTCCTCGGCAGGTTTTGCCATCAGCGTCATCATCATCTTTGTCTATTATGCACTGATGACCATGGGCAATGCCCTGGCCCGCAGCGGGGCCCTTCATCCCATGCTGGCGGTCTGGCTGCCCAACCTCATTGGCCTCGTGGCAGGTGCATATCTCATAAGACGGGCTTCCCGTTAA
- the lptB gene encoding LPS export ABC transporter ATP-binding protein has translation MEDRTLHIEAKNLVKRFKEHTAVDRVSLRVEKGEIVGLLGPNGAGKTTSFYMIVGLEQPTSGEVFLSDVNITKMPMYRRASLGISYLTQESSIFRKLTVEENIMAILETTGLSKAEQRTKFEELLDEFHITHVRTRKGTELSGGERRRVEIARCLALEPQFILLDEPFAGVDPLAVADIQEIIQYLRQRGMGILITDHNVRETLQIVDRAYILSEGKILLEGDSQTIAESPIARKFYLGENFTL, from the coding sequence ATGGAGGACAGGACCTTGCATATCGAGGCGAAAAATCTGGTAAAACGATTCAAAGAGCATACAGCGGTGGACCGGGTGTCCCTGCGGGTGGAAAAGGGTGAAATCGTAGGGCTTTTGGGGCCTAACGGTGCGGGCAAGACCACTTCTTTCTACATGATAGTGGGCTTGGAGCAGCCCACATCCGGGGAAGTGTTCCTTTCCGATGTGAATATCACGAAAATGCCCATGTACCGGCGGGCGTCACTGGGCATCAGCTATCTGACGCAGGAGTCCTCCATCTTCCGCAAATTGACGGTGGAAGAGAACATCATGGCCATTCTGGAGACCACGGGGTTGTCCAAGGCGGAACAGCGCACGAAGTTTGAGGAACTGCTGGATGAATTCCATATCACCCATGTGCGGACACGCAAGGGCACGGAGCTTTCCGGCGGTGAGCGCCGCCGGGTGGAAATCGCCCGCTGCCTGGCCCTGGAGCCGCAGTTCATCCTGCTGGACGAGCCCTTTGCCGGCGTCGATCCTCTGGCCGTGGCGGACATCCAGGAAATCATCCAGTACCTGCGGCAGCGGGGCATGGGGATTCTCATAACCGACCATAATGTGCGGGAAACCCTGCAGATCGTAGACCGGGCCTATATCCTGAGTGAGGGCAAGATCCTGTTGGAAGGTGACAGCCAGACCATTGCAGAAAGCCCCATTGCCCGGAAATTCTATTTAGGTGAGAACTTCACCCTGTAA
- a CDS encoding LptA/OstA family protein, which yields MTSRMKKVALGVALSLVLPLGHISAAGEPAELNADTVEYDMQSGQAVATGDVLLKQGAAKVTGAKATYNSKTQLATIEGSVIAVRDTLRVTCNKIILDAQSHMQASGSVRGTDGDKSFAGEQVDYYPNQNKYVKIPGGGTISNADGTFTANYMEGWLDDEHYIGKGNVHVVSPSRQMEAGGDNADYVGKQEGRVVLTGNAWAVQENNTMKSNKLTLYLDPNGRAKVK from the coding sequence ATGACAAGTCGAATGAAGAAAGTAGCGTTGGGAGTGGCACTTAGTCTGGTCCTGCCCTTAGGCCATATCTCGGCAGCAGGCGAGCCTGCCGAACTCAACGCGGATACTGTGGAATACGATATGCAGAGCGGACAGGCTGTGGCTACAGGGGATGTGCTGCTGAAACAGGGCGCCGCCAAGGTGACGGGGGCCAAGGCCACCTATAATTCCAAGACGCAGCTGGCCACCATCGAGGGCAGTGTCATCGCCGTGCGCGATACCCTGCGGGTGACCTGCAATAAGATCATCCTGGATGCCCAGAGCCATATGCAGGCTTCCGGCAGCGTCCGGGGCACGGACGGGGATAAGTCCTTTGCCGGTGAGCAGGTGGATTACTATCCCAATCAGAACAAATACGTGAAGATTCCCGGCGGCGGCACCATCTCCAATGCGGATGGCACCTTTACCGCCAACTATATGGAAGGCTGGCTCGACGATGAACACTACATCGGCAAGGGCAATGTCCATGTGGTCAGCCCTTCCCGTCAGATGGAAGCCGGTGGCGATAATGCCGACTATGTGGGCAAACAGGAAGGCCGTGTGGTACTCACGGGCAATGCCTGGGCTGTCCAGGAAAACAACACCATGAAGAGTAACAAACTTACCCTTTACCTTGATCCCAATGGCCGGGCTAAGGTGAAGTAA
- the lptC gene encoding LPS export ABC transporter periplasmic protein LptC: MDKKQKLLVAAGLALFAALVVWAVSTVPQRPDTPETPQADSKIMSYDGNEISEERNGRKIWDLTAEHIEVNIDTKDAALEKLSGHFYMEDGRVVEVKADKGTYTAAAKDIAITGNVTVKNSDGAELTSDELRWEAAKEILAAVGNAKAVKDDLLATGDRIESTDGFNKIKIIGKAHLVKGL, encoded by the coding sequence ATGGACAAAAAACAGAAACTGCTGGTGGCAGCGGGGCTTGCCCTGTTTGCAGCGCTGGTGGTCTGGGCCGTGAGCACCGTGCCGCAGCGTCCGGATACGCCGGAAACGCCTCAGGCGGACAGCAAGATCATGAGCTATGACGGCAATGAGATCAGCGAGGAAAGGAACGGCCGCAAGATCTGGGATCTGACGGCGGAGCATATCGAAGTCAATATCGACACCAAGGATGCAGCTCTGGAAAAGCTGTCCGGCCATTTCTATATGGAAGATGGCCGGGTGGTGGAGGTCAAGGCCGATAAGGGCACTTATACGGCTGCCGCCAAGGATATTGCCATCACCGGCAATGTGACGGTGAAGAACAGTGACGGCGCTGAGCTGACCAGTGATGAACTGCGTTGGGAGGCCGCCAAGGAAATCCTGGCCGCCGTCGGCAATGCCAAGGCGGTGAAGGATGACCTGCTGGCCACCGGCGACCGCATCGAAAGCACCGATGGCTTCAACAAGATCAAGATCATCGGCAAGGCACATCTGGTCAAGGGACTGTAG
- a CDS encoding lysophospholipid acyltransferase family protein: MQYKFVMFMSWVVCHTPYKLVMAAGWVLGQLYYLLIKKQRELAVAQIKRSLNLSEAEARRTIRASFVNLARNVLEILYMPKIKPDNFHKYIEIDHLERMTDALAEGHGVVVLTGHIGTWEWLSASFTMNGLPVTAIAKPQPNMQYTNALNDLRKTINVEIFSRGTSELLAAAKALKKGKILGFLADQDGGPNGAFLPFFGKMAATPMGPAVFACKFNAPVLPAFILRQPNGKHKVVIGEVMRYEDTGDTDRDLYNFTVKMTKIIEDIIRENPTQWLWFQKRWNTPVEKQNVGKHHTVKAQEEA; the protein is encoded by the coding sequence ATGCAGTATAAATTCGTGATGTTCATGAGCTGGGTGGTGTGTCATACCCCCTACAAACTTGTGATGGCCGCAGGCTGGGTGCTGGGGCAGCTTTACTATCTGCTGATCAAGAAACAGCGGGAGCTGGCCGTAGCGCAGATCAAGCGTTCTCTGAATTTGTCAGAGGCGGAAGCACGCAGGACCATTCGCGCTTCTTTTGTGAACCTGGCACGTAATGTACTGGAAATCCTCTATATGCCCAAGATCAAGCCGGATAATTTTCACAAGTACATCGAAATCGACCATCTGGAGCGCATGACAGATGCCTTGGCAGAAGGCCATGGGGTGGTGGTGCTCACAGGCCATATCGGTACCTGGGAGTGGCTGTCGGCTTCCTTTACTATGAACGGCCTGCCGGTTACAGCCATTGCCAAGCCCCAGCCCAATATGCAGTATACCAATGCCCTGAACGATCTCAGGAAGACCATCAACGTGGAGATCTTCTCCCGGGGGACCAGTGAGCTGTTGGCTGCGGCCAAGGCCTTGAAAAAAGGCAAGATCTTAGGTTTCCTGGCGGATCAGGATGGCGGCCCCAACGGCGCCTTCCTGCCCTTCTTTGGCAAGATGGCTGCAACCCCCATGGGCCCGGCGGTCTTTGCCTGCAAGTTCAATGCGCCGGTATTGCCAGCCTTTATCCTGCGCCAGCCCAATGGTAAGCACAAGGTAGTTATTGGCGAGGTTATGCGCTACGAGGACACCGGGGATACAGATCGGGATTTATATAACTTTACGGTGAAGATGACCAAGATCATCGAAGATATCATTCGTGAGAATCCGACACAATGGCTTTGGTTCCAGAAGCGCTGGAATACACCGGTGGAAAAGCAGAATGTAGGCAAGCATCATACGGTTAAGGCACAGGAGGAAGCTTGA
- a CDS encoding KdsC family phosphatase, which yields MEIHSNALRAAKKIKLIILDVDGVLTDGGIYIGEKGELYKPFNCRDGLGITLAHRLGLKTAIITGRQSKQVAYRARELNISEVFQGNSDKREAYNELKKHTGFRDEEIAYIGDDLIDLPIMLQVGLPMAVADAVPTVRMHSLVISDCTGGHGAVRDLLEFIFKAQGTWEDMVASFLVPVKLEENAGLMQ from the coding sequence ATGGAAATTCACAGCAATGCTCTGCGGGCGGCTAAAAAGATCAAGCTCATCATTCTCGATGTGGATGGTGTGCTGACTGATGGCGGTATCTATATCGGTGAGAAGGGCGAGCTCTATAAGCCTTTTAACTGCCGGGATGGTTTAGGCATCACCCTGGCACATCGTCTGGGTCTCAAGACGGCCATCATTACGGGCCGTCAGTCCAAGCAGGTGGCTTATCGCGCCCGGGAACTCAATATCAGTGAGGTGTTTCAGGGCAACTCGGATAAGCGGGAGGCCTATAACGAACTCAAGAAGCATACGGGCTTCCGGGATGAGGAAATCGCCTATATTGGGGATGACCTCATTGACCTGCCCATCATGCTGCAGGTCGGTCTGCCTATGGCGGTAGCCGATGCGGTGCCAACTGTACGCATGCATTCGCTGGTGATTTCCGACTGTACGGGTGGTCATGGAGCTGTCCGTGACCTGCTGGAATTCATCTTTAAGGCCCAGGGAACCTGGGAGGATATGGTGGCCAGCTTCCTGGTACCGGTGAAACTCGAGGAAAATGCGGGGCTTATGCAGTAA
- a CDS encoding KpsF/GutQ family sugar-phosphate isomerase, with protein MVEQIKKAALDTLTIEAAAVDKLKTRIDAEFVAAVQCILDCKARVVVTGMGKSGHIGRKMAATFASTGTPSFFMHPGEAFHGDLGMVTENDVVIAISNSGESTEVVNILPIIHRIGAKIIAMCGRRDSQLGQNSDYFVDIGVEKEACPLGLAPTASTTATLAMGDAMAIALMSVRDFTSQDFALFHPGGALGRKLLLTVKNVMHTGDENPIVHKDKTAKDALFIMTDKGLGAASVVDDSGKLVGIITDGIIRRALAKDYKFLDEAVGNIMFGTPLTIKQEAMASSALSVMEKHKPRPVTVLPVIDDNNVPVGIIHLTDLLRQGVV; from the coding sequence TTGGTAGAACAGATCAAAAAGGCAGCGCTGGATACCCTGACCATTGAGGCAGCAGCTGTCGATAAACTGAAAACCCGTATCGATGCGGAATTCGTGGCGGCGGTGCAGTGCATCCTGGATTGCAAGGCCCGCGTCGTGGTGACCGGCATGGGCAAGTCCGGCCACATCGGCCGCAAGATGGCCGCAACCTTTGCCAGCACGGGCACGCCTTCCTTCTTTATGCATCCCGGTGAGGCTTTCCACGGGGATTTGGGCATGGTCACGGAAAACGATGTGGTCATCGCCATCTCCAACAGCGGCGAGTCCACGGAAGTGGTCAACATCCTGCCCATCATCCACCGCATTGGTGCGAAGATCATCGCCATGTGCGGCCGCCGGGATTCCCAACTGGGGCAGAACAGCGATTACTTCGTGGATATCGGCGTGGAGAAGGAGGCCTGTCCTTTAGGTTTGGCACCTACGGCCAGCACCACGGCAACGCTGGCCATGGGGGATGCCATGGCCATTGCCCTGATGAGCGTCCGGGACTTCACGAGCCAGGACTTTGCCCTGTTCCATCCGGGCGGGGCTTTGGGCCGGAAGCTTTTGCTTACGGTCAAGAATGTCATGCATACCGGGGACGAAAACCCCATTGTGCATAAGGACAAGACGGCCAAGGATGCCCTCTTCATCATGACGGATAAGGGCTTGGGCGCTGCATCCGTAGTGGATGACAGCGGCAAGCTGGTGGGGATCATCACCGATGGTATCATCCGCCGTGCTTTGGCCAAGGATTACAAATTCCTGGATGAGGCTGTGGGCAATATCATGTTCGGCACGCCGCTGACCATCAAGCAGGAAGCCATGGCTTCTTCGGCATTGTCGGTCATGGAAAAACACAAACCGCGTCCGGTTACGGTACTGCCGGTTATTGACGATAATAATGTTCCTGTGGGCATCATTCATCTGACTGACCTGTTACGGCAAGGAGTGGTATAA
- the kdsA gene encoding 3-deoxy-8-phosphooctulonate synthase → MNQVKVGNYVIGGGEKLTLLAGPCVLEGLDRCLLIGRTIKEICERLDINYVFKASFDKANRSSYHSFRGPGLKKGLEMLKTIKEELGVPVVTDIHETSQAKPVAEVADILQIPAFLCRQTDLLHAAAQTGRVVNVKKGQFLAPEDMRNVVDKLHESGCDQIMLTERGASFGYHNLVVDMRSLPIMRSFGYPVVMDGTHSVQLPGGNGTTSAGNREYVEYLVRAAVGVGIDALFLEVHDNPEEALSDGANMVYLDKLEDLLKDAVAIHEIVRHKAK, encoded by the coding sequence ATGAATCAGGTTAAGGTTGGTAATTATGTGATTGGTGGCGGGGAAAAGCTGACGCTTTTGGCCGGGCCTTGTGTGCTTGAGGGGCTGGATCGTTGCCTGCTGATTGGCCGTACCATCAAGGAAATCTGTGAGCGGTTGGATATCAACTATGTATTCAAGGCTTCGTTTGACAAGGCCAATCGTTCTTCCTATCATAGCTTCCGTGGGCCGGGGCTCAAGAAGGGGCTGGAGATGCTCAAGACCATCAAGGAGGAATTGGGCGTGCCGGTGGTGACGGATATTCATGAGACTTCCCAGGCTAAGCCGGTGGCGGAAGTGGCGGATATCCTGCAGATTCCGGCTTTCCTCTGCCGTCAGACGGATCTTCTGCATGCCGCTGCCCAGACGGGCCGGGTGGTCAATGTGAAGAAGGGACAGTTCCTGGCGCCGGAGGATATGCGCAATGTGGTGGACAAGCTCCATGAAAGCGGCTGTGACCAGATCATGCTGACGGAGCGCGGTGCCTCCTTTGGTTATCATAACCTCGTGGTGGATATGCGTTCCCTGCCGATCATGCGTTCCTTTGGCTATCCTGTCGTTATGGATGGTACGCATTCCGTGCAGCTGCCGGGGGGCAATGGCACGACGTCTGCGGGCAACCGTGAGTATGTGGAATATCTCGTGCGGGCCGCTGTGGGTGTGGGCATCGATGCCCTGTTCCTGGAAGTGCATGACAATCCGGAAGAGGCACTGTCCGATGGGGCCAATATGGTTTACCTGGACAAGCTGGAAGACCTGCTGAAGGATGCCGTGGCCATCCATGAGATCGTGCGCCACAAGGCGAAATAA
- the kdsB gene encoding 3-deoxy-manno-octulosonate cytidylyltransferase gives MKVLCVIPARYASTRLPGKPLKDIAGKPMVCRVYDRASQAKLVSDTIVATDDERIVAAVEKSGGKAMMTRKDHPTGTDRLAEVAAAFPDVDLIINVQGDEPLIEPSLIDELAAVFETDSELKMATVKTLMTDRAEIENPNNVKVVTDKEGYALYFSRSVLPYPRNEGCPVYKHIGIYAYKRDFLLQYAKMESTPLEQSESLEQLRALENGYRIKVVETAAKFVGVDTAEDLAKVNEIYNSLK, from the coding sequence ATGAAGGTACTTTGTGTGATTCCCGCCCGTTACGCGTCCACGCGCCTGCCGGGCAAACCGCTGAAGGATATTGCCGGCAAGCCCATGGTCTGCCGGGTTTACGATCGGGCTTCCCAGGCCAAACTGGTGTCCGATACCATTGTGGCCACCGATGATGAACGCATTGTGGCGGCGGTGGAGAAAAGTGGCGGCAAGGCCATGATGACGCGGAAGGATCATCCCACGGGGACGGACCGGCTGGCAGAAGTGGCGGCGGCCTTCCCGGATGTGGATCTGATCATCAATGTGCAGGGGGATGAACCGCTGATCGAGCCGTCCCTGATCGATGAACTGGCGGCGGTCTTTGAGACGGACAGCGAGCTCAAGATGGCTACGGTCAAGACCTTGATGACGGACAGGGCGGAGATTGAGAATCCCAACAATGTGAAGGTTGTAACCGATAAGGAGGGTTATGCGCTTTATTTCTCCCGGTCGGTGCTGCCTTATCCGCGCAATGAAGGGTGTCCGGTTTATAAGCATATTGGTATTTATGCCTATAAGAGGGATTTCCTGCTGCAGTATGCGAAGATGGAGTCCACGCCGCTGGAACAGTCCGAGTCGCTGGAACAGCTTAGGGCGCTGGAAAACGGGTATCGCATCAAGGTGGTAGAGACTGCTGCTAAGTTCGTTGGCGTAGATACCGCGGAAGACCTTGCGAAGGTCAACGAAATATATAACTCTTTAAAGTAA